Part of the Musa acuminata AAA Group cultivar baxijiao chromosome BXJ2-7, Cavendish_Baxijiao_AAA, whole genome shotgun sequence genome is shown below.
TATAAAACACATCATTGATGaatacatgttaatgtatttttttttatattgcagGCTGTGCCACCAACAATATGGTACAGGCTGGTAGCTGGATTGAATGCACAGTTGCGCCTAGTTCGTCATGGGCACCTTAAAGTGACATTCATGCCTGTCCTCAGCTGGCTTGAAACTCATGCAAATCCTTCTCTGAGACAGCGTGGTATTTGCATTGATCTGGCCTGGTTTCAAGCTACTACATTGGGCTACTGTCAACTTGGTCTTGTTGTTTATGCTGTGCAAGGAGAGACAGAGACTAATGCAATTGATGGTGGTTGTAGAACTTTGAAGGTCAATCAGATTTTGCGGTAAGTTGTTCTGTATTTCTATTTATTATTTAATGAAAGTGTTTCCTTTTGCTATTGTTATTTACATTGTTGTCCAACAAGTCATAGTTGAAATTGAATTTCCTTCTTATTTGTTTAATTGTCGTTATAAATGTTCTCTGCAGAGTTCATAGCCCTCACAGGAACACAAAAGCTGGTAGTCTGAGGAATAAAGAAGCTGTTACACGTAAAAGGATAAGTGGAGGGGTTTTAGACAGTTACAGCCTAAGAATGCTTGCAGAGAAAAAGGACTTATTTTACCCTTTCTCTCTCATTGTGCATAATACTAGACCTGTTGGGCATCAGGTGCCGACTAATTTTAGATTTCAGGTCTCTTATGCCAATAGGTGAATGAATAACTTGTTGACAATGTTCTTAATAtcttgtttatttttatttttttgcaggATCTTGTTGGTCTGGTCATATCAATATTACTCTTGGCAGATTTCAGCTTAGTGCTGCTTACACTGCTCCAGTTATATTCGTTTTCCATGGCAGATGTCTTCTTAGTTTTGTTTGTTCTTCCTCTTGGTATACTTTCACCATTCCCTGCTGGAATCAATGCTCTTTTTAGTCACGGACCTCGACGTTCAGCAGGCCTTGCACGTGTATATGCTTTATGGAACATTACATCTTTGATTAATGTCGTAAGTTTTCTTCTCTTGGTTCTTCTCACGCTATAATTTGTCACATcatttctttgttttgtttttcttgttctgaaGTTTAGTTGAAGTATATAGGAAAGTTTCTTTTTACTTTTATCTTTATTAACTCCTGCAAATTCCACGTTTCATAGTTAACATGCATTTTAAAGTATACAAATTATTCTTTCAAGAGAGGTTACACTGCAAAGTGCTGGTAGTTTACCAGAGGTTCAAGCAGCTATGGGAATTGGAAAATGGAAGTCCACATAGATAGATCAAGAATAGTGAAACATCTGTGGGTTTTGGGATAGCATCAAATGTGTTTTTGTAGTAATAAATTATGGCAACTCCTAGATGAATTCTAGATATGAAATTGCTGGTATCATGATGAATATAAACAAATGCATTCCTATCCTAAAACATTTGTAAGTTCTACTTTGATCATCATTGCATGTAGGTATTGGAAGGTAGCATTTACTGTAGTTTGGAAGGTTGTCTCTTCTGGTTCTGTCGTGCGATGCATGGGTATAGTTACATGATACTGGTACAAGGAGTTGTAAGATGTCAAAAGTTGGAAATATAGAATAGGATATTGTATATTGCAGTAACAGAGAAATGTTTGAAGACAATTTTGATACAACAAACTTTGTCATTTCTTTAGTTTGTTAAAATTGTATATTAATGATGTATGATGAGTAACTATAACTTTAAAATATCCCTAATCTATTGATTACAACATAAACTACTTCCAGTAATAATGCTCTAATAAGTGATGAGACAATAAGAACTCGTGATAcaaatatttttgaataattaaATGGCATATGTGACATCATATATCATCTTACTTATCTTTAAAACATAAATAGAAACAAAGACATCCCGAATAGTTTCTCTAATGATCTCCAAGTATCTGGAAGGCATTTATTCTTTTTATATTGGTTTTGAATAGCTGGAGGTCAAGGAAGCATCATCTGATGTGTCAAAGAAGGTACCCGATAATAATTTGTATTTAACATATAGCTGATACTGGACAGCAAGTATCCAGAAGTTTTCTTATGCGTAACCAGGTATATTAATTTCATCTCTACCACCATGCAATTTCTGAACATTGCAATGAGCTACATGATCTTGAACCAAATAATTTGGTCAAACTGTAGCTTGATACAACTCTTGAATGCTTTAATGCTGACAAGAGAAGCATCTTTTGGAGGGTTTTATTTTTCTGGCTATTAGTAAATAATCTGCATTTGCTTTATCTGGGTGCCATAGACTCCATCAATTGACAGAACATGTGCAATTCTTACAGTCCCCATTATCCTCTCTCTTCTTCGAAGAAACTATCATTACTGATCCTTGTTTGCCTAAGCAACTGCATCTCATCTGTAATCTCTGGTTATTAAAATTAATGCCTGCTCGACAGATCTGGTAGGGCTGAGCtggattagaatatcaataataCTGACATTGCATAAAAGAGGAAATTGGATCTATTTAACAAATGATGTATTGATTGTTCATCTTTGTAAACAAGTTAATCAGTGTCAACAATCAGCACTTTATTTTTCCAGAAACAATCATCACttcattttttaattaaataatttcaaGCTTCCCCTAGAGGCCTAGAGAACAAAGAGGAAACCAATAATCTTCCAGTTCCAGATCTATGTATCCACATCATATCTGAACTCGTGTGAGTTAAATTTTGTTCTATCCATGACATGCTTTTACTTGACATGTGAATGGTCTTTGTTCTAAGTTTTGCCTTGATAAGACCTAGTTCATGTGGAGACCAACTCTTATTTATTTACATGTGGAATACAAAATGTGGCTCCTATATTATATATAGCACTTTTGTTCTCAGCTTATGTGCTGTATTCTCTGAGAATAAGAGAAACATAGGTCAGTTGTTAAGCCTTTTATTAGGGTTGAGTTATTCAGCTTAAGGCAGTTTGATATATTTCAATCTGTAACTTATTAATGAGCTTAGGACTGATCATTGGCTTATAGATTGTATGGCTTTCTGACGTGAGATTTCCTTATGCCATTACAGATTATTCAATTAATAAATAATAGGTCAACAAGTTATTAGCAATAATTATTGCATGCATCTTAGAAGAAtgtgttatctaaaatctttagCTTCACTTAATTCATGGCACTTCAAATATCTTTTATCCTTTggtgtttttttttaaattttgggaAAAAGATGCTTATATCTTTACCTTGCAGATTGTGGCCTTCATATGTGGCTTTGTACATTACAAGTCTTCAAGTCAAAAACATCAAAACCTACAACCATGGAATTTGGGCACGTGAGTAGTTTTTCCGGCATTGCCTAAAAGATTAGTTTTCATTGCATTTACATAAAATATCTTTATGTACTATATTTCAACTTATTTGTGGTTGTTTCCTATATTTTAAGCAGGGATGAGAGTGGATGGTGGTTGTTTCCAGTTGGCCTGGTTCTGTGTAAATGTATCCAAGCAAGACTTGTTGATTGGCATGTTGCAAATTTAGAGATTCAAGACCGTTCACTGTATAGCAATGACCCAACCCTTTTCTGGCAATCATGACATTTTGAGTGGTTAGCATTACCAAAATCAAAGAACTCGATTTTTTGGAGTTACGATGTGAGGGTAAGAGGAAGAAAacaagttttttcttcttttttttttttttcctctgcatCAAGCCCTATTTAGCATTCTTGATGCAGGCTAAGCATCCCTCACAGATATTGTGCAGCCACAGTTTTCACTTTGTAAATATAATTATGTACGCCATTCTTTGTAGACAATCAACTTGTATCGACCTATAAATTGACCCTCTTCTAACGAGCAGGAAGTTTGATATCTGTAATGGTCATTGTTATGTCATCTGGTCCAAGCGTAGCAAATATCATGCATTGCACTGGTGTGCCAATGTGATCATTAGCAGCTGAAGGTGATATTCCACCCTTGAGCTTGGGATGAGCTCTGGCAGGCAGAGCACTTCTATAGATGTAAAACATGCTTCCCTGCTGTTCGTCTTTCAGAGCACCAGAGCATCATTATCTCGATGTCATTAGGCCCTGTTATGTGGATTGTTATCAGTTATATAGCAGCCAGCACAGTGATAAATTACTTAATGATATGTAGATTGCAATCTCGATTCCATCCTATACTCTGTTTCTGGGAAATCTTTATGATGAAACTCCTCTCTCTATTTTAAAGTCCTAAATGTGCAGCAATTTCTTTCCTCCTGTTTTTGTGTAGGAGTTGGCCTATGATGTTTCGGTTGATGCGCTTTCAGAAGCTGTCAGTGACCAAGTGAGTGGGCTGGGAGTTGGACATTCGATGGGGCTCTGATGTGCCTCTCAGCTCACTTCTCCCTGTGCCGGCCTCAGTGAGGACCTGTGAGCACAACTACAGGTTTGCAATTTGCGGTCGGTCTCGTGGTTAGCCTAATTGCCCAGCTAAATAGTTTCACCAACACTATCACCGGGGCAGGTTCAGGTTATTGCAGCTAAGAGAGCTATGGTTGCATGTCAATTATGCGTTTCTTTCCATTTTTCTCATCACTAAATGTGCACAGCACATCCAAtccatctcaaaacggagcagaaTCAAGTAAATCGCTGATCATTATTTTCTGAATTATTCAAGATATCTCCTCGTTTTCCTCGATCGAATGAAGGCTGAACCTGTGACTTTCTGAATTATTTTTCCTCGTTTTCCCCAACTAAGCTAGTTTCTGCCGCTGAATATATAGTGCTTTCACTTTTCTGGTTTCTATTACAAGGCCCCTCCTGTTACTAATCTAGCTATGTTGATCTGTTCACGAGCAGGTAGATTCTTGCACGGCTCTTGCCAACAAGTCGCACTATTACAAGGCCTCTATTACCCGAAAGCAGCTCGCTTTTAATACCCTCGCTAGCACTCAGCGACTGTAAGCTTATCTTCGTATCAGAGAATATGGAGGCAACCCCTCACACGTACTGCTTCGAAGATCCAACTTTTGTCAATGAAGTTCCAAAGAATTCATTACTGGAAAGTGCATTTAAACCAAAGCCCATTATATCACTAGCTATGCAGTAGTTGGACTCCCTGCAAACACTGAACGCACTTGGCACAGTTAAAGAAGCTGTTCTTCTCATCAGAGACCATCGAGGCAGCCCCCCGTATTCCTCATTATGACCGCCCAACTCTCCAACAACCGCAGTGCGTCACAGTTCATCAAAATTAAGCGTCGCCATAGTAGTTGCAGAGATTAATGGAGGGCAAGTGCGAGACTGGTAAGTCTCGTTCTCGGCGCTATCACCAGCTCGCCCACATGCATGCATTGAATGCTTCTTAAAGATCTCCTCAAACTTTAATGTCTCCTCAGCCTTCAAGCACTCGTGTATTTATCGTGACAGAGAACTTGTACTTCTCGTAATTAAGTCTGCCAATTTGGTCCCGTGGAAAGAGCAAATATGGCAAAGAGTGGCAACAGTACTGTGGGGGCCTTGCTGGCTTTGGCCCTCTTCCTCTTGCGACCCATCGGCGGGAATGCGCAGGCGTCCTCCGCGCTCGTGCCGGCCATTATAACCTTCGGCGACTCCACTGTCGATGTGGGCAACAATGACTACCTCAAGACCATCTTCAAGGCGGACTTCCCTCCCTATGGGAGGGACTTTAAGAACCATAAGCCCACCGGGAGGTTCTGCAATGGGAAGTTGGCTACAGACATCACCGGTACTCGTGCATTCCATCtttgatcttctttctaatgtgCTCTTGCGACCCTCACAAGCTTTTTGTTGCAGCTGACACCCTGGGATTTTCCAGCTACCCATCTGCTTATCTTAGCCCAGAAGCATCAGGGAAGAACCTTCTTATCGGAGCCAATTTTGCTTCTGCTGCGTCTGGTTATTATGATGACACTGCTTACTTATACGTAAGTTAGTGGGAATTGGCTCACTGAAATGGTTTCGGATCATTCTCTGCAACAATGCTATGATGTCCATCTTTTTGCTACTTTGCATGCAGCATGCCATTCCCTTGTCTCAGCAGTTGGAGTTCTACAAGGAGTACCAACACAAGCTTTCTCGAGTGGCTGGAACCAGTAAGGCATCGTCCATCATCTCCGGCGCTCTCTACATAGTGAGCACTGGAGCCAGCGACTTCGTGCAGAACTACTACATCAACCCTCATCTTTACGAGACCCGATCACCGGATCAGTTCTCCTCGTTCCTTGTGCACATCTTCTGCAACTTCGTTAAGGTTAGTGACATGCCAACTCGAGATGTGCTTCGTTCTGACTGTCTCAGTTACTGTTGTCCTTTCCCGACGCAGGATCTCTATGGCCTAGGTGCTCGAAAGATTGGAGTGACTTCCTTGCCTCCACTGGGTTGCCTTCCTGCGTCCATCACGCTCTTCGGACATGGCAGCAACGAATGCGTGAGGCGACTCAACTCCGACGCACAGAACTTCAACAGGAAGCTCAATACCGCAGCAGACTCGTTGGCGAAGCAGCTGCCTAACCTTAAGATTGCCATCTTCGACATCTATAAGCCTCTACATGATCTTGCCACCTTGCCTTCCGACTTCGGTAGGTCAGCGTTTACATTTCCACATCGATTCCGAAGGTCTCATTCATGTACTCTCAGGATTCTTCGAGGCCAGGAGAGGCTGCTGCGGGACGGGAACAGTGGAGACGACATCGTTTCTGTGCAATCCGCATTCGGTCGGGACATGCGCCAATGCCACTGGCTATGTGTTTTGGGACAGCGTCCATCCATCGGAATCGGCAAACCAAGTGCTTGCCGATTCCCTCATTTCTCAGGGCATCAACCTTATTCTGTGAGGAAAGGGAGGGTGAGAGATGCAGCAGtccatgtgtgtgtgtgtcttctGTTTCAGTAGCTTGTGTCGAGGAAAAATAAGATGTTCTGCTGAGAAACAAATCTATGACTGGTGGAGTTGTGAGATGTTCATTAAAAGGTCAATTAATATAGTGCTCTGTTTCCCACGTGTACTTTGTGTCGATGAACTGCTTTGCAGTGACTTGGATGCAATGATATCTACTGTTTCTGGAAGAGCAAGCATGCAAAAAGCAAGAAGGATTGCAGATGAGTTTCTGAAACCCGATCGGATTCTGTTGTTTCCAGCTAAAGCTGTTCTGTTAGAGGATAATGGAAGATGAGTTTAATTGAGTAATGATAATTTTGTTTGTAAGAGAGTTGAGAATACTGAAAGCTAGATTTTAGTTAAGCAGATAAGATTCTTCTTTTTGTTCCTACTCCTACTGATGTTTGGGTACCAATTGGTTGGTATCAACTATAGCTGATGTATTTTTATCAGGAGATTCATCTTAGTAACTTGAAATAGGAATCTTAAGTtgaataatttggataaaaaatgtgGATTTTGCTGTATATGTTGAAATCTAACCATCCATTATCTTTAGGTCCATCTATTGGCTGATTTCAGCCCAAGTACTAACCAAACCCATTAATACTAAATTATAACATAATGAAATTATTATAATCAAGATATCTAATCATTAATATTAAGTCATTAtaacataataaaataaatagtagTAGATTAAAAAGATAAAACTGTATAAGAGAGGAAATAATTTATAATCAACTATTGTTAATAGAAATCAAGTATTACAACTACCAACATAGCATCATGCCtgtaagataattttttttataatattatacatagcatgaaaaattataatatgttttaatccatatatatatatattttttttaaaacatataaaggaatagaagaaaatatttatttttagaaaagatAGGGAAACCTATCTTGTTTTTTTCCCGTACTTGACTCAGTGAGAAACGAAAGAAAAGAATCCCTCCCTTCTAATAGAATGAGATACTAGACTTGACTCCCTCCCCTCTAATAGAAGGAAGTGAGCCCTCCTCATAATCAATTCAAGTCCTCCATGCTTTGCATAAGCAattcaaaaaggaaaagaatgatCACTTAAATATGGATCAAAATGCTTATAAGCTTAAATAATACAAAAGCAAAAAAAGCTTAGCTCTTGCAATTACAATATGTTATGAGAGTCTC
Proteins encoded:
- the LOC103991208 gene encoding GDSL esterase/lipase APG isoform X1; this translates as MAKSGNSTVGALLALALFLLRPIGGNAQASSALVPAIITFGDSTVDVGNNDYLKTIFKADFPPYGRDFKNHKPTGRFCNGKLATDITADTLGFSSYPSAYLSPEASGKNLLIGANFASAASGYYDDTAYLYHAIPLSQQLEFYKEYQHKLSRVAGTSKASSIISGALYIVSTGASDFVQNYYINPHLYETRSPDQFSSFLVHIFCNFVKDLYGLGARKIGVTSLPPLGCLPASITLFGHGSNECVRRLNSDAQNFNRKLNTAADSLAKQLPNLKIAIFDIYKPLHDLATLPSDFGRSAFTFPHRFRRSHSCTLRILRGQERLLRDGNSGDDIVSVQSAFGRDMRQCHWLCVLGQRPSIGIGKPSACRFPHFSGHQPYSVRKGRVRDAAVHVCVCLLFQ
- the LOC103991208 gene encoding GDSL esterase/lipase APG isoform X2; its protein translation is MAKSGNSTVGALLALALFLLRPIGGNAQASSALVPAIITFGDSTVDVGNNDYLKTIFKADFPPYGRDFKNHKPTGRFCNGKLATDITADTLGFSSYPSAYLSPEASGKNLLIGANFASAASGYYDDTAYLYHAIPLSQQLEFYKEYQHKLSRVAGTSKASSIISGALYIVSTGASDFVQNYYINPHLYETRSPDQFSSFLVHIFCNFVKDLYGLGARKIGVTSLPPLGCLPASITLFGHGSNECVRRLNSDAQNFNRKLNTAADSLAKQLPNLKIAIFDIYKPLHDLATLPSDFGFFEARRGCCGTGTVETTSFLCNPHSVGTCANATGYVFWDSVHPSESANQVLADSLISQGINLIL